A section of the Thauera chlorobenzoica genome encodes:
- a CDS encoding ABC transporter permease, producing MMRNLRLALRMMLRDLRAGELHLLGLAIVIAVASLTSVGFLADRVGRALDREANQLLGGDLLLRADRPWPAQFIDEARARALQSATTVLFTSMASTGSTAALTGVKVVQEGYPLRGAIRIAPGPNQADAVAGRVPEPGELWLDERLFAELGVDIGESVGLGELEFRVGAMVSFESDRGANFFSLLPRAIFNLEDLEATGLLAQGSRATWRLHVAGPAAAVAAYEQWARARLERGQAVESIDSTRPEVRAALDQAQRFLRLAALLAVILAAVAVGLSARRFMARHLDGCAVMRVLGAGQAQVLGIVIGEFALFGLAAAAAGSALGWAVQWGLAAGLRELLATELPAPSLLPLAHGLVVGMALLAGFVLPQLLRLGRVSTLRVLRRELAFAEPVSGAAWALGLAALLALVFWIAADARLGAMVAAGFAVALGLFALAAWGVLWLAVRFKGAGSLRGGGWRYGVAALGRRMGASVIQTVALGVGMTALLLLTLVRADLLDNWRRLAPADAPNRFVINIQPDQRAGLDALFAAEGLPVPQIQPMIRGRMVAINDRAVAPEDFDNPRTRRLAQREFNLSYTAELPAGNAVEAGRWHGGERVPQFSVEKGLAQTFGLQVGDRVAFEVGGERVEAPISSVRRLDWDSMRVNFFFIAAPGLLETYPASLITSFHLPPSAHGFTTKLIERFPNLTVIDVAAVLAQVQAMTDKLIVIVQFVFGFAVLAGLVVLYAALQATHDERGYEFAMLRTLGARNRQVRQAVLAEFLVLGCVAGGLAGLGASAIGWVLAGQVFGMPYAPALAPVLAGALLGAAGVVGGGWLGMRGLLSRPPLVSLRALG from the coding sequence ATGATGCGGAACCTGCGCCTGGCCTTGCGGATGATGCTGCGCGACCTGCGCGCGGGCGAACTGCACCTGCTCGGTCTGGCGATCGTCATTGCGGTGGCGAGCCTGACCAGCGTCGGCTTTCTTGCCGACCGCGTCGGCCGTGCGCTCGACCGCGAGGCCAACCAGCTGCTCGGGGGCGACTTGCTGCTGCGCGCCGACCGTCCGTGGCCGGCGCAGTTTATCGACGAGGCGCGCGCGCGTGCGCTGCAGAGCGCGACCACGGTGTTATTCACCAGCATGGCGAGCACCGGGTCGACAGCCGCGCTGACGGGCGTCAAAGTGGTGCAGGAAGGCTATCCGCTGCGGGGCGCGATCCGCATCGCGCCGGGGCCGAACCAGGCCGATGCGGTGGCTGGGCGGGTGCCCGAGCCGGGTGAATTGTGGCTCGACGAGCGCCTGTTCGCCGAGCTGGGCGTCGATATCGGGGAGTCCGTCGGGCTGGGCGAGCTCGAGTTCCGCGTCGGCGCAATGGTCAGCTTCGAGTCCGACCGCGGGGCCAACTTCTTCAGCCTGTTGCCAAGGGCGATTTTCAACCTCGAGGATCTGGAGGCCACCGGCTTGCTCGCCCAGGGCAGCCGCGCCACCTGGCGGCTGCATGTGGCCGGGCCGGCGGCGGCGGTGGCGGCCTACGAACAGTGGGCGCGGGCCCGCCTCGAACGGGGGCAGGCGGTGGAGAGCATCGACAGCACCCGCCCCGAAGTGCGCGCCGCGCTCGACCAGGCGCAGCGCTTCCTGCGCCTGGCGGCGCTGCTCGCGGTGATCCTCGCCGCGGTTGCGGTGGGGCTGTCGGCGCGCCGCTTCATGGCCCGCCACCTCGACGGCTGCGCGGTGATGCGTGTGCTCGGCGCAGGCCAGGCCCAGGTGCTGGGAATCGTGATCGGCGAATTCGCCCTCTTCGGTCTGGCTGCGGCTGCAGCCGGCTCCGCGCTGGGCTGGGCGGTGCAGTGGGGGCTGGCAGCTGGGCTGCGCGAACTCCTCGCCACCGAGCTGCCCGCACCCTCGCTGCTGCCGCTGGCCCATGGGCTGGTGGTGGGGATGGCCTTGCTGGCCGGGTTCGTGCTGCCGCAGCTGCTGCGCCTGGGGCGGGTCAGTACGCTGCGTGTGCTGCGCCGTGAACTCGCGTTTGCCGAGCCGGTCTCGGGCGCGGCCTGGGCGCTGGGGCTGGCGGCCCTGCTTGCGCTGGTGTTCTGGATCGCCGCCGATGCGCGCCTGGGAGCGATGGTCGCCGCCGGCTTCGCCGTGGCCCTCGGGCTGTTCGCGCTCGCGGCCTGGGGCGTGCTGTGGCTGGCGGTGCGCTTCAAGGGCGCAGGCAGCCTGCGCGGCGGCGGCTGGCGCTACGGCGTGGCTGCGCTCGGCCGCCGGATGGGGGCCAGCGTCATCCAGACGGTGGCGCTCGGGGTGGGCATGACCGCCCTGCTGCTGTTGACCCTGGTCCGGGCCGACCTGCTCGACAACTGGCGGCGGCTGGCGCCGGCGGATGCGCCCAACCGCTTCGTCATCAATATCCAGCCCGACCAGCGTGCCGGACTCGATGCGCTGTTCGCCGCCGAAGGGCTGCCGGTGCCGCAAATCCAGCCGATGATCCGCGGGCGCATGGTGGCGATCAACGACCGCGCGGTCGCCCCCGAGGACTTCGACAACCCCCGTACCCGCCGGCTGGCGCAGCGTGAATTCAACCTTTCCTACACCGCCGAGCTGCCCGCCGGGAACGCGGTGGAGGCGGGGCGCTGGCACGGTGGCGAGCGTGTGCCGCAGTTCTCGGTGGAAAAGGGGCTGGCGCAGACCTTCGGCCTGCAGGTGGGGGACCGGGTCGCCTTCGAGGTCGGCGGGGAACGGGTCGAGGCGCCGATCAGCAGCGTGCGCCGGCTCGACTGGGATTCGATGCGGGTGAATTTCTTCTTCATCGCCGCGCCGGGCCTGCTCGAAACCTATCCGGCGAGCCTGATCACCAGTTTCCACCTGCCGCCCTCGGCGCACGGCTTCACCACCAAGCTGATCGAGCGCTTTCCCAACCTCACCGTGATCGACGTTGCCGCGGTGCTGGCACAAGTGCAGGCGATGACCGACAAGCTGATCGTGATCGTCCAGTTCGTGTTCGGCTTTGCCGTGCTCGCCGGCCTGGTGGTGCTGTACGCTGCGCTGCAGGCCACCCACGACGAGCGCGGATACGAGTTCGCCATGCTGCGCACGCTCGGTGCGCGCAACCGCCAGGTGCGCCAGGCCGTGCTTGCCGAGTTCCTCGTGCTCGGTTGCGTCGCCGGGGGGCTGGCCGGCCTCGGTGCGAGCGCGATCGGTTGGGTGCTGGCCGGGCAGGTGTTCGGGATGCCTTATGCTCCCGCTCTCGCTCCGGTGCTGGCCGGGGCGCTGCTCGGTGCCGCGGGCGTGGTCGGTGGCGGCTGGCTGGGCATGCGCGGGCTTCTGTCGCGTCCGCCCCTGGTGAGCCTGCGGGCGCTCGGTTGA
- the ribA gene encoding GTP cyclohydrolase II RibA, giving the protein MRQAERAIFDLRRGLPILLRDAGRNVLIQAVEGLNDDTLAAAQALAGSAARLVLSRHRMAALGQTVDGDAQELAFESLPACQGLRELAWTRGVRLPAQCTAKPAERCEDAAVRLLARAQLVPAAIVCPVSPAQAAAVAAEVASGMLLAVDADEALRLCHSGSGQLTRVSEARVPLSEADDSRFILFREADGMHEHVAILIGERARWPEAVPVRLHSSCLTGDLFGSLRCDCGEQLRRGVAAIRAQGGGVLLYLTQEGRGIGLANKLRAYGLQDEGLDTIDADQVIGFSKDERNFRVAHEMLEQLDVSRVLLLTNNPGKVEALQRAGINVVARQAIYGEVTAQNQRYLHTKANRHGHWLHDLLNEQDEPASAEPERLPAPGAAGGA; this is encoded by the coding sequence ATGCGCCAAGCCGAGCGTGCAATTTTCGACCTGCGACGCGGCCTCCCCATCCTGTTGCGCGACGCCGGCCGCAACGTCCTGATCCAGGCGGTCGAAGGTCTCAACGACGATACCCTCGCCGCGGCCCAGGCGCTCGCCGGATCGGCCGCACGGCTGGTGCTCAGCCGCCACCGCATGGCCGCCCTCGGGCAGACGGTGGACGGCGACGCCCAGGAACTCGCCTTCGAGTCCCTGCCCGCCTGCCAGGGGTTGCGCGAGCTGGCGTGGACGCGCGGCGTCCGGCTGCCTGCACAATGCACGGCGAAGCCGGCCGAGCGCTGCGAGGATGCCGCAGTCCGCCTGCTCGCCCGCGCCCAGCTGGTGCCGGCGGCGATCGTCTGTCCGGTCTCGCCGGCACAGGCGGCGGCGGTGGCGGCGGAAGTCGCCAGCGGCATGCTGCTGGCGGTCGATGCAGACGAAGCCTTGCGCCTGTGCCACAGCGGCTCCGGCCAGCTCACCCGGGTGAGCGAGGCGCGCGTACCACTGTCGGAAGCGGACGACAGCCGCTTCATTCTCTTTCGCGAAGCCGACGGCATGCACGAGCATGTCGCCATCCTCATCGGCGAGCGCGCACGATGGCCGGAGGCGGTGCCGGTGCGCCTGCATTCGTCCTGCCTGACCGGCGATCTCTTCGGCAGCCTGCGCTGCGACTGCGGCGAACAGCTGCGCCGTGGAGTGGCCGCGATCCGCGCCCAGGGCGGCGGCGTCCTGCTGTACCTGACCCAGGAAGGGCGCGGCATCGGGCTCGCCAACAAGCTGCGCGCCTACGGCCTGCAGGACGAAGGGCTGGACACCATCGACGCCGACCAGGTGATCGGCTTTTCCAAGGACGAGCGCAATTTCCGCGTCGCCCACGAGATGCTCGAGCAGCTCGACGTCTCCAGGGTGCTGCTGCTGACCAACAACCCGGGCAAGGTCGAGGCACTCCAGCGCGCCGGCATCAACGTCGTCGCCCGCCAGGCGATCTACGGCGAAGTGACGGCGCAGAACCAGCGCTACCTGCACACCAAGGCCAACCGCCACGGCCACTGGCTGCACGACCTGCTCAACGAGCAGGACGAACCGGCGTCAGCCGAGCCCGAGCGTCTGCCGGCACCGGGCGCCGCCGGAGGCGCCTGA
- a CDS encoding type II toxin-antitoxin system Phd/YefM family antitoxin, with protein sequence MRTVTSVEAQNRFGELIDSAQREPVTITRRGRPVAFVLSPADMKELLAVREQRERVVSDFEAFFRSADARLKPEALDLSDSDVQRMVNELR encoded by the coding sequence ATGCGTACCGTGACCTCCGTCGAGGCCCAGAATCGCTTCGGCGAGTTGATCGACAGCGCCCAGCGCGAACCGGTCACCATCACCCGTCGCGGTCGCCCGGTGGCTTTTGTCCTGTCGCCCGCAGACATGAAGGAGTTGCTGGCTGTCCGTGAGCAGCGCGAACGCGTTGTCAGCGATTTCGAGGCCTTCTTCCGCTCCGCGGATGCGCGCCTCAAACCCGAGGCGCTCGACCTGTCCGACAGTGATGTGCAGCGGATGGTGAATGAACTTCGTTAA
- a CDS encoding DNA recombination protein RmuC: MTQTETIFALLGAAVLLSAWLLLRSFAHERGLQRRLAEALSEQLDDRLAAQHREILRDLHEGLARQTDRIGEHARADRDLLQRGLSAASLQLSRGMQALTQSVDGRLDTLSGQVSQRLDEGFRKTNETFASVMARLATIDEAQKKIDGLTTNVVSLQELLGDKRARGAFGEVQLEALVQNALPPDAYAFQQVLPNGTRVDCLLTLPAPTGKVAVDAKFPLENYHRMFDADAAELDRRAAQQAFRTDVKRHVDAIAGKYILPGTTSDGAVLFLPAEAVFAEIHAYHPEVVAYAQHKRVWIVSPTTLMAVLNTARAVLKDVETRKQIHVIQDALAKLAKDFQRFDERMAALARHIEQASRDVQDVHTSSRKISAHFHKIESAQLDELADEAGAQT; encoded by the coding sequence ATGACCCAGACTGAAACGATTTTCGCTCTCCTCGGCGCCGCCGTGCTGCTGTCGGCCTGGCTGTTGCTGCGCAGCTTCGCCCACGAGCGCGGCCTGCAGCGCCGGCTGGCGGAGGCGCTGTCCGAGCAGCTCGATGACCGCCTGGCGGCGCAGCACCGTGAAATCCTCCGCGACCTGCACGAAGGCCTGGCACGCCAGACCGATCGTATCGGCGAACACGCGCGCGCCGACCGCGATCTGCTGCAGCGTGGGCTGAGCGCGGCGTCGCTGCAGCTGTCGCGCGGCATGCAGGCGCTGACCCAGAGCGTGGACGGGCGCCTGGACACGCTGTCCGGGCAGGTGAGCCAGCGCCTCGACGAGGGGTTTCGCAAGACCAACGAAACTTTCGCCAGCGTGATGGCGCGGCTGGCGACGATCGACGAGGCGCAGAAGAAGATCGACGGGCTCACGACCAACGTCGTCAGCCTGCAGGAGCTGCTCGGCGACAAGCGCGCGCGCGGGGCTTTCGGCGAAGTCCAGCTCGAGGCCCTGGTGCAGAATGCGCTGCCGCCCGACGCCTACGCTTTCCAGCAGGTGCTGCCCAACGGCACCCGCGTCGATTGCCTGCTGACGCTGCCGGCGCCGACCGGCAAGGTGGCGGTGGATGCGAAGTTCCCGCTGGAGAACTACCACCGCATGTTCGACGCCGATGCCGCCGAGCTCGACCGCCGCGCCGCGCAGCAGGCGTTCCGCACCGACGTCAAGCGCCACGTCGATGCGATCGCGGGCAAGTACATTCTCCCCGGCACGACCTCCGACGGTGCGGTGCTGTTCCTGCCGGCCGAGGCGGTGTTCGCCGAAATCCACGCCTACCACCCGGAGGTCGTCGCCTACGCCCAGCACAAGCGGGTGTGGATCGTGTCGCCGACGACGCTGATGGCGGTGCTCAACACCGCGCGCGCGGTGCTCAAGGACGTCGAGACGCGCAAGCAGATCCACGTCATCCAGGATGCCCTCGCCAAGCTGGCGAAGGATTTCCAGCGTTTCGACGAACGCATGGCTGCGCTTGCGCGCCATATCGAGCAGGCCAGCCGCGACGTGCAGGACGTGCACACCTCCAGCCGCAAGATCAGCGCCCACTTCCACAAGATCGAGTCGGCGCAGCTCGACGAGCTGGCCGACGAGGCCGGGGCGCAAACTTGA
- a CDS encoding Yip1 family protein has protein sequence MHVHDFPKMLYSYSEGWSDLVRIHPSVMRVFLMYVVPMSLIPPAMLLYSMFVTPGAVFPAAVPEISAFEAGAVFVAFFAAQLLMVPLMASLIQQMGDVIGARPDFHDAFMLAAVAPTPLWLCALVLFIPSGWVAGIALAAAWVASAALIYHGIEPLFKLDDHAKSRVLGSFVLATGVAAWLALMAVLALLLSMIVGLR, from the coding sequence ATGCATGTCCATGATTTTCCGAAGATGCTGTATTCGTATTCCGAAGGATGGTCGGATCTGGTCCGCATCCACCCTTCGGTGATGCGGGTCTTCCTGATGTACGTGGTGCCGATGTCGCTGATTCCGCCGGCGATGCTGCTGTACTCGATGTTCGTGACCCCCGGCGCGGTGTTTCCCGCCGCAGTCCCGGAAATCAGCGCATTCGAGGCCGGCGCCGTGTTCGTCGCCTTTTTTGCCGCGCAGCTGCTGATGGTGCCGCTGATGGCGAGCCTGATCCAGCAGATGGGCGACGTCATCGGCGCGCGCCCGGACTTCCACGACGCATTCATGCTCGCCGCGGTGGCGCCGACGCCGTTGTGGCTCTGCGCGCTGGTGCTCTTCATCCCCTCGGGGTGGGTAGCCGGGATCGCGCTCGCCGCCGCCTGGGTGGCTTCGGCGGCGCTCATCTACCACGGCATCGAGCCGCTGTTCAAGCTCGACGACCATGCCAAGTCGCGCGTGCTGGGCAGCTTCGTGCTCGCCACCGGGGTGGCCGCGTGGCTCGCGCTGATGGCGGTGCTCGCCCTGCTGCTGAGCATGATCGTCGGCCTGAGGTGA
- a CDS encoding Lon protease family protein, whose product MAELVPLPATALRTRCNPACFSFDTTESLADHAGDLGQERAVEAIRFGLAMGHSGYHVFVLGETGSGKHATTFRLLRERAATEPVPPDLCYLHNFDEALKPCLLTLPAGRGAALRAHMQTFIRELGPALGAALDSDAHTERVEALQSAHKAREEGALRELGQACGAEGISLLQTPEGFVFAPTREGEVISPEAFEALPEAERHEIEGRVTAWSEKLEDLLNEFPGWRKAVRESIERAEHEVLEPAVSHLLRSVREAHVDLPEVLTFVDAVALDVLDSAIKGTMLDEEEDEVAEPEENTRYHRYQVKLLVDHSASRGAPVVFENNPGYGNLIGRIEHIVQQGNQVSHFNLIRAGALHRANGGYLVLDAERLLAQPFAWEGLKRCLRAGEIRIEPPAEAQGWSGALTLEPQALPSALKVVLVGDRDVYYLLMEHDPEFADLFKVAADFNDDLPRTPENECEYARLMALLARGAKLLPIERSGVARLVEEASRLAEDAGRLSLNTRALSDLMREADYHARLKGLAATGRAEVEDALAARARRCNRYPTRVRESILDGTTLISTDGERAGQINGLVVVELAAERFGHPVRITATVRMGEGDVVDIERETELGGAIHSKGVLILSAFLAARYARHQPLSLSASLVFEQSYAPVEGDSASLAELCALLSALTQIPIQQRFAITGSVNQFGEVQVIGGVNEKIEGFFDLCAVRGLDGTHGVVIPAASVRHLMLREDVVQAAGEGRFHIHAVKTVDEAMTVLTGVEAGEPDAKGVIPKGTLNHKIATVLAEMTAARHAYSETEGAAGARQHRRRHGV is encoded by the coding sequence ATGGCCGAACTCGTGCCGCTGCCGGCGACGGCACTGCGTACCCGCTGCAACCCCGCCTGCTTCAGCTTCGATACCACCGAATCCCTTGCCGACCATGCCGGCGACCTGGGGCAGGAGCGCGCCGTCGAGGCGATCCGCTTCGGCCTGGCGATGGGCCACAGCGGCTATCACGTGTTCGTCCTCGGTGAGACCGGCAGCGGCAAGCATGCGACCACCTTCCGCCTGCTGCGCGAGCGCGCCGCGACCGAGCCGGTGCCGCCCGATCTGTGCTACCTGCACAATTTCGACGAGGCGCTCAAGCCTTGCCTGCTGACCTTGCCCGCCGGCCGCGGCGCAGCGCTGCGCGCGCACATGCAGACCTTCATCCGCGAACTGGGGCCGGCGCTGGGGGCGGCGCTCGACAGCGACGCCCACACCGAGCGCGTCGAGGCGCTGCAAAGCGCGCACAAGGCACGCGAGGAAGGCGCGCTGCGCGAACTGGGCCAGGCCTGTGGTGCTGAAGGCATCTCCCTGCTGCAGACACCCGAAGGCTTCGTGTTCGCGCCCACGCGCGAGGGCGAGGTGATCTCGCCGGAAGCGTTCGAGGCCCTGCCGGAGGCCGAGCGCCACGAGATCGAAGGCCGGGTCACCGCCTGGAGCGAGAAGCTGGAAGACCTGCTCAACGAGTTTCCCGGTTGGCGCAAGGCGGTGCGCGAGTCGATCGAGCGCGCCGAGCATGAGGTGCTGGAGCCGGCGGTGTCGCACCTGCTGCGCAGCGTGCGCGAGGCCCACGTCGACCTGCCCGAGGTGCTGACGTTTGTCGATGCGGTGGCGCTCGACGTGCTCGACAGCGCGATCAAGGGCACGATGCTCGACGAAGAAGAAGATGAGGTCGCCGAGCCCGAGGAAAACACCCGCTACCATCGCTACCAGGTCAAGCTGCTGGTCGATCATTCCGCCTCGCGGGGCGCGCCGGTGGTGTTCGAGAACAATCCCGGCTACGGCAACCTGATCGGGCGCATCGAGCACATCGTGCAGCAGGGCAACCAGGTCAGCCATTTCAACCTGATCCGCGCCGGGGCGCTGCACCGCGCCAACGGCGGCTACCTGGTGCTCGATGCCGAGCGCCTGCTGGCCCAGCCGTTCGCCTGGGAAGGGCTCAAGCGCTGCCTGCGCGCGGGCGAGATCCGCATCGAGCCGCCGGCCGAAGCTCAGGGCTGGAGCGGGGCGCTGACGCTGGAGCCGCAGGCGCTGCCGAGCGCGTTGAAGGTGGTGCTGGTGGGCGACCGGGACGTCTATTACCTGCTGATGGAGCACGATCCGGAGTTCGCCGACCTGTTCAAGGTTGCGGCCGACTTCAACGACGATCTGCCGCGCACGCCGGAAAACGAGTGCGAATACGCCCGCCTGATGGCCTTGCTGGCGCGCGGGGCGAAGCTGCTGCCGATCGAGCGCAGCGGCGTCGCCCGCCTGGTGGAGGAGGCGTCGCGGCTGGCCGAGGATGCCGGTCGGCTGTCGCTGAACACCCGCGCGCTGTCCGACCTGATGCGCGAGGCCGACTACCACGCCCGCCTGAAGGGGCTCGCCGCCACCGGCCGTGCCGAAGTCGAGGATGCGCTGGCGGCACGTGCGCGGCGTTGCAACCGCTACCCCACCCGGGTGCGCGAATCGATTCTCGACGGGACGACGCTGATTTCCACCGACGGCGAGCGCGCCGGCCAGATCAACGGCCTGGTGGTGGTGGAGCTGGCCGCCGAGCGCTTCGGCCATCCGGTGCGGATCACCGCCACCGTGCGGATGGGCGAAGGCGACGTCGTCGACATCGAGCGCGAGACCGAACTCGGCGGCGCCATCCATTCCAAGGGGGTGCTGATCCTGTCGGCCTTCCTCGCCGCGCGCTATGCCCGGCATCAGCCGCTGTCGCTGTCGGCGAGCCTGGTGTTCGAACAGTCCTACGCCCCGGTCGAGGGCGACTCTGCGTCGCTGGCCGAGCTGTGCGCACTGCTCTCGGCGCTGACCCAGATCCCGATCCAGCAGCGCTTTGCGATCACCGGTTCGGTGAACCAGTTCGGCGAGGTGCAGGTGATCGGCGGCGTCAACGAGAAGATCGAGGGCTTCTTCGACCTGTGTGCCGTGCGTGGGCTGGATGGCACGCACGGGGTGGTCATTCCGGCGGCGAGCGTGCGCCACCTGATGTTGCGTGAAGACGTGGTGCAGGCGGCAGGCGAAGGGCGTTTCCATATTCATGCGGTGAAGACCGTGGATGAGGCGATGACCGTGCTCACCGGGGTCGAGGCCGGCGAACCCGACGCGAAGGGCGTGATTCCGAAAGGCACGCTCAATCACAAGATCGCCACCGTGCTCGCCGAGATGACGGCGGCACGGCACGCCTATTCCGAAACCGAAGGTGCGGCGGGCGCGCGCCAGCATCGCCGGCGGCACGGGGTCTGA
- the moaA gene encoding GTP 3',8-cyclase MoaA, with the protein MKVIPIHEAAAPALAPATGQPPAAGELLSDRRGRHVRDLRISVTDRCNFRCIYCMPREVFGDDHAFLPRRELLSFEEILRVARLFVAHGVRKIRITGGEPLLRKDIERLIGMLARLDGVEVTLTTNGVLLPRLAQRLKNAGLHRVTVSLDALDDALFRRMNDADYPVEKVLEGIEAARSAGLGPIKINMVVKRGTNDSDIEAMAGHFRHSGHILRFIEFMDVGASNGWKMDEVLPSREVIARIDRLFPLEAIDPNYEGEVAERWRYKDGGGEIGVISSVTQAFCSSCTRIRLSTEGKLYTCLFAQAGHDLRALLRKGADDALLDAAIASVWQQREDRYSEIRTAQTAALRKIEMSYIGG; encoded by the coding sequence ATGAAAGTCATCCCCATCCATGAGGCTGCAGCACCCGCCCTCGCGCCCGCCACCGGCCAGCCCCCCGCTGCGGGCGAGCTCCTGTCCGACCGCCGCGGGCGTCATGTGCGCGACCTGCGCATCTCGGTCACGGACCGCTGCAACTTCCGCTGCATCTACTGCATGCCGCGCGAAGTGTTCGGCGACGACCACGCCTTCCTGCCCCGTCGCGAACTGCTGAGCTTCGAGGAAATCCTCCGCGTGGCGCGCCTGTTCGTCGCCCACGGCGTCAGGAAGATCCGCATCACCGGCGGCGAGCCGCTGCTGCGCAAGGACATCGAGCGCCTGATCGGCATGCTGGCAAGGCTCGACGGCGTCGAAGTCACCCTCACCACCAACGGCGTGCTGCTGCCCAGACTCGCCCAGCGCCTCAAAAACGCCGGCCTGCACCGGGTCACGGTAAGCCTGGACGCACTCGACGACGCCTTGTTCCGGCGCATGAACGATGCCGACTACCCGGTGGAAAAAGTGCTCGAGGGCATCGAGGCGGCGCGCAGCGCCGGGCTGGGGCCGATCAAGATCAACATGGTGGTCAAACGCGGCACCAACGACAGCGACATCGAGGCGATGGCCGGACACTTCCGCCACAGCGGCCACATCCTGCGCTTCATCGAGTTCATGGACGTGGGCGCCTCCAACGGCTGGAAGATGGACGAGGTCCTGCCCTCGCGCGAAGTGATCGCCCGCATCGACCGCCTGTTCCCGCTCGAAGCGATCGACCCCAACTACGAAGGCGAAGTCGCCGAACGCTGGCGTTACAAGGACGGCGGCGGCGAAATCGGCGTGATCTCCTCGGTAACCCAGGCCTTCTGCTCGAGCTGCACCCGCATCCGCCTGTCCACCGAAGGCAAGCTGTACACCTGTTTGTTCGCCCAGGCCGGCCACGACCTGCGCGCCCTGCTGCGCAAAGGCGCCGACGACGCCCTGCTCGACGCGGCGATCGCCAGCGTGTGGCAGCAGCGCGAGGACCGCTATTCGGAAATCCGCACCGCGCAAACCGCCGCCCTGCGCAAGATCGAGATGTCCTACATCGGCGGCTGA
- a CDS encoding putative toxin-antitoxin system toxin component, PIN family, with translation MNFVKRVVFDTSTLVSAALRPTSIPRQAFLKAIAQAELCVSDSTLAELAEVMSREKFDRYLDRDLRQQFVELYRRHARLFHVSEADETMLQEPCRDPRDNKFLALALACSADVVVSSDEDLLTLNPYRRIPVVLPRDFLER, from the coding sequence ATGAACTTCGTTAAGCGGGTTGTCTTCGACACCAGCACGCTCGTCAGCGCAGCCCTTCGGCCCACATCGATCCCGCGCCAGGCTTTTCTGAAGGCGATCGCGCAAGCCGAATTGTGCGTTTCCGATTCGACGCTTGCCGAACTCGCTGAGGTCATGTCGCGAGAGAAGTTCGACCGCTACCTCGACCGCGATCTACGCCAGCAGTTCGTCGAGCTCTACCGCCGGCACGCACGGCTGTTCCACGTTTCCGAGGCCGACGAGACGATGCTTCAGGAGCCTTGCCGCGACCCGCGCGACAACAAGTTCCTGGCCTTGGCCCTTGCCTGCTCGGCCGATGTCGTCGTCAGCAGCGATGAGGACTTGCTGACGCTCAACCCCTATCGCCGAATTCCGGTTGTCCTGCCACGGGACTTTCTGGAACGCTGA